The segment AGCGGTTACGGCCGGCTTTACCAAGGGTAATGTTTTCGTGATGAATGTTACCAACCTGACCTACGGTAGCGCAACAAGTTGCGAGAACCTTACGGACTTCACCGGAAGGCATGCGCAGAAGAGCATATTTGCCTTCTTTAGCGACAAGCTGGGCGTAGGTACCGGCAGCGCGGCAGAACTGTCCGCCTTTACCGGGATACAATTCAATATTGTGAACGATAGTACCAACAGGGATATTCTTCAGCAGGAGAGCGTTACCGGGTTTGATATCGGCTTTTTCTCCAGAGAGAATTTTATCACCCTTGTTCAGTCCTACAGGACAAAGGATGTAACGCTTTTCACCATCAGCATAGTGCAGAAGTGCAATGCGTGCAGACCTGTTGGGATCATATTCGATTGAAGCAACAGTTGCGGGAACTTCCAACTTATTACGTTTGAAGTCGATGACACGGTAAAGGCGTTTAACGCCACCGCCACGACGACGGGAAGTAACCCGGCCGTTATTGTTTCTACCGGCCTTCTTGGTCAGCCCCTTGGTAAGGGACTTTTCCGGAGTAGACTTAGTGATCTCCTCAAAGGTGGAGATAGTCTGGAACCGGCGACCGGGAGAGGTCGGCTTCAGCTTACGGGTAGCCATCTCTTAAACTCCTTCGAAGAATTCGATTTTTTCGCCCGCGGAAAGCTTTACGTATGCTTTCTTGTAGCCGGACAATTTACCGACAACACGGCCGAACTTTCTGCGCAGACCAGGTCTTTTACGTACAATTCGTACGAAATCAACCTTTACGTCAAAAGCAGATTCAACTGCTTTTTTGACTTCAGTCTTGTTGGCAGAAGGCAGCACATAAAAAGCAACCTGATTGGAAGCCTCTTTAATGTCAGTGGCCTTTTCCGAAATGACCGGTTTGATAAGAATCTGAGTATAGTCCATGACTATTTTAACCTCTCCTGCAGATCCTGTGCTGCGTTCTCAAGCATTACAATCTGGCGATGTTTAAGAATATCATAAACATTCAGCTGATCGGCAGATATAAGCTTGATGCCAGGGATGTTCCTCGCAGAAAGGAGGAGTTTATTATCAGCGTCCTTGACGATAACCAAGGCTTTATTCAGACCGAGAGCTTCAGCTACTTCTACGAAGAGCTTGGTCTTGATCTCTGGAAGGTCGATAGACTTTACAATCATCAGCTTTTCTTCGCTGAAACGGGAAGTCAGAGCCATTCTGAGAGCCAGACGGCGGACCTTTTTATTTACCTTGAAGGAGTAGTCGCGGGGCTGGGGACCGAAAGTAGTTCCACCGCCACGCCACAGGGGTGAACGGGTGGAGCCTGAACGAGCACGACCGGTGCCTTTCTGGCGCCAAGGCTTAGCACCACCGCCACGTTTCATACCACGAGTTTTAGTGGCATGAGTACCCTGACGTTTGGCTGCAAGCTGGGAACGTACTACGAGATGCAGGATTTCGGGTTTGACCGGAACTTCGAAAACTTCCGGAGCAAGATCCATGCTCCCTACTTCCTTTTTAGTTTGATCATATATAGTAATGGTAGCCATTTTTTTATTCCTCTAGCTGGTCTTGCGGATCATCACCAGACCGTTCTTAGGACCGGGAACCTGTCCCTTTACCACGAGAACGTTTTCATCGGTGCGAACGTCTACGATTTCGATGTTAGAAACAGTAACGCGCTCATTACCCATCTGACCGGGCATTTTTTTGCCTTTGAATACTTTGCCAGGGAAAGTAGCGTGGCCGATGGAACCAGGAGAACGGTGTACCTTTTCTGCACCGTGGGAAGCACGGGAACCAGCAAAGTTCCAACGCTTCATTACGCCCTGGAAACCTTTACCTTTAGAGGTGCCGGTCACTTTGACCTTCTCACCTGCGGAAAAGATGTCCACGGAGATTTCCTGGCCCAGTTCGTAGTCAGCTACAGACTCAAGGGGGAACTCGCGAAGGTGACGAAAGTAGCCTTTGCCGGCTTTTTCCTGATGACCTTTTGCGGGCTTATTAACCTTGCGCTCGGGAAGAGCGTCGTAGCCGAGCTGGATGGCGTTGTAGCCTTCCTTATCTTCAGTCTTAACCTGCATAACAGGACAAGGACCTACTTCAAGAACAGTGACGGGCACGATGGAACCGTCGTCAGCGAAGACGCGGGTCATGCCCAGTTTTTTACCGAGTAAACCGATAGTTTTTGCCATGTTGAAGCCCTCCCTTACAGCTTGATTTCAACGTCAACACCAGCGGGCAGGCTGAGCTTGCCAAGTGCGTCAACGGTCTGCTGGGTGGGTTCAAGAATGTCAAGCAGACGCTTGTGGATTCTCATCTCAAACTGCTCACGAGACTTTTTGTCTACGTGTACAGAACGCTGAATGGTAGTACGGCTGATCTGTGTGGGCAGCGGGATGGGTCCTGCGATAGCAGCTCCAGTATTGCGGGCAGTATCCACAATCTCAGTAACTGCTTTATCAAGGATACGGTAGTCGTAAGCCTTGAGCTTGATCCTGATACGATCACTAGTCATAGAAACCATGTTAATTTCTCCTAAATGAATTCAGAGACGACCTTTACTTGCAACGGTAAGAAGGAATGTGAGGTGTACCCTTCCTGGCCTGGTATGGTCGTCCAGCCAGCATGCCGGACCTTATACCTTATCTCTGTGGTTTCACGGGGTGGTTCCCGTAAAAAAGAACCTCCCGAACTCTATGGGTCCGGGAGGTATAGTGCTTTTTCAGCGTTGCTGTCAAGCTTATATCAGATAAAAATTAAATTTATTTTAATTTTTGTTGATCAGCTCTTCAGCAATGGAAGCGGGAACAGGCTCATAATGGTCGAACTGCATAGTAAATGTTGCGCGGCCCTGAGTCTTGGAGCGGAGATCGGTTGCGTAACCGAACATCTCGCTAAGGGGTACGTCACATTTAACAACCTGTGCGTTAGCACGGGCTTCCATGGAGCCTACACGGCCACGACGACCATTGAGGTCACCCATAACATCGCCGAGGTACTCTTCAGGAGTAACAACCTCAACAGACATGATGGGCTCGAGCAGCTGAGGAGCTGCTTTTTTAACCGCTTCTTTCAGTGCCATAGAACCAGCGATGTAGAATGCCTGCTCAGAGGAGTCAACATCGTGGTAGGAACCAAAGGTAAGAGTTGCTTTGATATCTACGAGCGGGAAGCCGGCGATAACACCGTTCTTCATAGCGTCGTGAATACCGCGGTCAACTGCGGGAATGTATTCTTTCGGAATTACGCCGCCTTTAATTTCGTCGACGAATTCATATTCACTTTCTGTGTTAGGCTCAATGCTAATCACAACGTGACCGTACTGACCACGACCACCGGACTGTTTAGCATACTTATGATCAACTTCAACCTTTTTGGTGATAGTTTCACGGTAAGCTACACGGGGAGCACCAACGTTTGCGTTAACATTAAACTCGCGGAGCAAACGGTCGACGATAACTTCAAGATGAAGTTCGCCCATACCTGCGATAAGAGTCTGACCTGTTTCTTCGTCACCTTTGACGCGAAAAGAGGGGTCTTCTTTAGCGAGTTTAGCGAGGCCCTGACTAAGCAGATCGCGGTCAGCCTTGGTCTTGGGCTCAATAGCAACTTCGATAACCGGTTCAGGAATATCGAGGGACTCAAGAACAACCGGGTTCTTCTGTTCGCAGAGAGTGTCACCGGTAGCCATGTTTTTAAGACCAACAGCAGCTACGATGTCACCAGCAAATGCTTCCTTGATTTCCTCACGCTTGTTAGCGTGCATCTTGAGCAGACGACCAATACGTTCTTTCTTACCGGTTGCGCCGTTAATAAAAGTAGCACCGGATTCAATTTTACCGGAGTACAGGCGCAGAAAGGTAAGGTGTCCAACGAAGGGGTCGGTCATGAGCTTGAAGGAAAGAGCTGCCAGAGGAATATCATCATCACAAGGGCACTCAATTTGCTTCTCAGTGCCGGGCTCAATACCAACGATAGCAGCGATATCCAAAGGAGAAGGAAGATAATCAACAACAGCGTCAAGCAGGGGCTGAACACCTTTGTTCTTGAAAGCAGTACCGCAAAGAACAGGGCAGATGGTCAGGCTGATGGTAGCTGCACGGATGCCCTTGATGATTTCTTCGGGGGAAAGTTCTTCACCACCGAGATATTTATCAAGGAGTTCTTCATCTTCTTCAGCAATAGCTTCAATCATTTCAAGGCGCATGGCTTCATACTGATCCATGAGGTCAGCAGGAATTTCCTCAATGGAGTAATCCTTACCCATGTCGTCACTATAAATGAAGGCCTTACCAGTGATAAGGTCAACAGCACCCAGATACTCATCTTCAGCTCCGATGGGGATCTGAAGAGGAACAGCTTTAGCGCCAAGACGATCCTTGAGCATTTCGACACAACGGAAGAAATCTGCTCCGATGCGGTCCATCTTGTTGACGAAAGCCATACGGGGAACTTTATATCTGTCAGCCTGACGCCATACGGTTTCAGACTGAGGCTCAACACCGGCTACTGCGTCGAAAACGGCTACAGCGCCGTCAAGTACGCGCAGTGCACGCTCAACTTCCATTGTGAAGTCAACGTGACCGGGAGTATCAATAATGTTAATACGGTGATCCTTCCACATACAGGTAGTGGCAGCACTGGTAATAGTGATACCGCGTTCCTGTTCCTGGACCATCCAGTCCATGGTGGCTTCGCCATCATGAACTTCACCGATTTTATGAGAAACACCAGTATAGAAAAGAATGCGCTCAGTAGTGGTAGTCTTACCCGCATCAATGTGGGCCATGATACCAATGTTACGCTGTTTATCTCTAGCAACCTTTCTAGCCACTTTGTACTCCGATTACCAACGGTAGTGAGCAAAAGCCTTGTTGGCTTCGGCCATACGATGGGTGTCTTCCTTTTTCTTCACAGCTCCGCCGCGCTTGTTGTAAGCATCGAGGAACTCACCGCTAAGACGGGCAACCATGCCCTTCTCGCCTCTGGAACGCGCAAAGTTAATCAGCCATCTAATAGCCAAAGAAACCTGACGCTCAGGGCGAACTTCAACGGGAACCTGATAAGTTGCACCACCAACGCGGCGAGACTTAACTTCAACATGAGGCTTGACGTTTTCCAAAGCCTTTTCAAAAGCCTTGATCGGATCTTCCTGGGTTTTATCGCCGAGGAATTCAAGAGCTTGGTAGAATATATTTTCAGACACACTCTTCTTACCGTCGTACATGAGTCTGTTCATGAACTTGGTAGCGAGCTGAGAACCGTATACCGGATCAGGAAGAATCTGTCTTTTGGGTACCGGACCTTTACGAGGCATATTGGTATACTCCTTGGAATTTAATGCTATTTAGGACGCTTTGCGCCGTACTTGGAACGACCCTGACGACGATCTGCAACACCAGCGGTGTCGAGAGAGCCGCGAACGATGTGGTAACGAACACCAGGTAAGTCTTTTACACGACCACCACGGATAAGAACCACGGAGTGTTCCTGAAGGTTATGACCTTCACCACCGATGTACGCAGTAACTTCGATGGCATTAGTCAAACGCACACGAGCGACCTTACGCAGTGCGGAGTTAGGCTTTTTAGGGGTGGTGGTGTACACACGGGTGCACACGCCACGGCGCTGGGGGCAGGCCTGAAGCGCAGGAGTTTTCTTACGCTTGAGCTGCTTTTCACGCCCTTTTCTTATAAGCTGATTGATGGTTGGCATGAACCCTCCAAATTAAGTTTAATTTCAAAGACCGACGCAGTTAGACTAATATTTCACAATTTGTCAAGACAAATTGTGAAATATTTGCTCCGTTGTCACTCGAGTCAGGCTGCAACCACCTGCTCGGCAGACCGGTACCGCGTTCTGGCGCCAGCACTATCTTTCGTTAACGAGCAGCGGTTCTTCCTCAAGTTCTTCAAGGAATTTATCAGCACGTTCAGGCTGGTCAGGAACGACAATATCTGTGCGTGCGTACTTACGGAAACCGGTACCAGCAGGAATAAGTCGACCAACAATGACGTTTTCTTTCAAGCCGCGCAGATAATCCTTTTTGCCACAAAGAGAAGACTCGGTAAGAACCTTGGTTGTCTCCTGGAATGATGCAGCAGAAATAAAAGACGCGGTAGAAAGTGAAGCCTGAGTAATACCGAGAACGTGAGTCTGAGCAGTTGCAGGCTTAAGTCCATTGGCGATAGCATCCTGGTTGGTTTCCATGAAACGCTGCTTGTCCACCTGTTCACCCACAAGAAAATGGGTCTCACCGGGATCAACGATGCTGACCTTCTTGAGCATCTGGCGGACAATAACTTCGATGTGCTTATCGTTAATTCCAACACCCTGAAAACGGTAAACGTCCTGAATCTCTTCGACCAGAAAGCGTGCGAGATATTTCTCACCCTTTACTTTCAGGATATCGTGCAGTTCAGGCAGACCTTCAGTCATCAGGTCACCGGCTTCAACGAAGTCGCCTTCCTGTGCAGTGATGTGACGGCCTTTGGGCACGAGATATTCTTTTATTTCACCGACTTCGGGGGTAACAACAATTTTGCGCTTGCCTTTGGATTCAGGTCCATAGGAGACCACACCATCAATCTCCGAAATGATTCCAAGTTCCTTTGGTTTACGCACTTCAAACAGCTCCGCAACTCGAGGAAGACCACCAACAATGTCTTTGGTCTTTGAAGTTTCGCGAAGCTTACGGGCGATAACGTCACCAGCATTAACGACATTACCGTCCTTAACCATCAAAATCGCTCCAACCGGCAGCGGATAAATCGCTTTCAGGGTGGATCCTGGACGGGTCATGGGTTCACCATCTTCGTCGCAGATAGAAATTGAAGGTTTAAAGTTGGTTGTACGGTACTCCTGGATTGTGTAGGTAGCCTGTCCTGTGGCTTCGTCGACACGTTCCTGATAAGTTTTACCTTCAACAAGGTCAGTAAACTTAACTGTACCGGTTACTTCTGTGATGAATGGTTCTGCAAGCGGATCCCATTCGGCCAGCGTAGTACCTTGTGTGATCTGCTGACCTTCTTCAACAAAGAGTTTTGCACCAAGAGGCAGAACATATTTTTCACGTTCCCTACCCTGCTCGTCCACGATACCGATCTGGCAACTCTTACCGAGAACCATCTGATGGCCATCGTTGTTACGGACTGAGCGCATACGGTTCAGAACAACGGAACCGTTATGCTGTGCTTCAAAAGATGACTGCTGAATCTCACGGGATGCGGTACCACCGATATGGAAGGTACGCATGGTAAGCTGTGTTCCAGGTTCACCAATGGACTGCGCAGCGATGATACCAACGGTTTCACCAACGTTGACAACGTGGCCCCGAGCAAGGTCGCGACCATAACACATGGCGCAAATACCGTGCTTAGAGCGGCAGGTCAGCGGAGAGCGGACAGTCATGGAGTTGATACCGTTTTCATCAATAATCTTGGCAGCAGCTTCATCAATAAGTGAATCAGCTGGAACAAGAATCTCGCCGGTATCTTCTTTAACAACATCATGAATTGTTACACGTCCAAGAACTTTTTCCGCCAGTCTTTCCTTGATTTCTCCACCCTTAATGTAGTGGGTCAACTCAAGGCCGTCGACAGTGCGGCAATCATGTTCTGCAATGGTAACATCCTGAACAACATCAACTAGACGACGGGTCAGGTAACCGGAGTTCGCTGTTTTCAGCGCAGTATCCGCAAGACCTTTACGTGCACCGTGAGTAGAAATAAAGTACTGCAGAACGGAGAGACCTTCACGGAAAGATGAAGTAATCGGTGTTTCGATAATTTCACCGGAAGGTTTCGCCATCAGACCACGCATACCTGCGAGCTGACGCATCTGGTCCTGGTTACCTCGAGCACCGGAGTGAGCCATCATGAAGACCGGGTTGAAAGAAGAGTTTGTTTCCTGCTTACCGGTTTTGGGGTCAACCATGATATCGGTCGACATTTCATTGGTCATCTCAGCTGATACGTCGTTGGTAACTTTTGTCCAAACGTCGACAACCTTGTTGTACTTCTCAGTACGGGTAATGATACCTTCACGGTACTGAGATTCAATGTTTTCAACTTCAGCATAAGCGG is part of the Maridesulfovibrio sp. genome and harbors:
- the rpsG gene encoding 30S ribosomal protein S7 — encoded protein: MPRKGPVPKRQILPDPVYGSQLATKFMNRLMYDGKKSVSENIFYQALEFLGDKTQEDPIKAFEKALENVKPHVEVKSRRVGGATYQVPVEVRPERQVSLAIRWLINFARSRGEKGMVARLSGEFLDAYNKRGGAVKKKEDTHRMAEANKAFAHYRW
- the rplD gene encoding 50S ribosomal protein L4, giving the protein MATITIYDQTKKEVGSMDLAPEVFEVPVKPEILHLVVRSQLAAKRQGTHATKTRGMKRGGGAKPWRQKGTGRARSGSTRSPLWRGGGTTFGPQPRDYSFKVNKKVRRLALRMALTSRFSEEKLMIVKSIDLPEIKTKLFVEVAEALGLNKALVIVKDADNKLLLSARNIPGIKLISADQLNVYDILKHRQIVMLENAAQDLQERLK
- the rplW gene encoding 50S ribosomal protein L23, translating into MDYTQILIKPVISEKATDIKEASNQVAFYVLPSANKTEVKKAVESAFDVKVDFVRIVRKRPGLRRKFGRVVGKLSGYKKAYVKLSAGEKIEFFEGV
- the rplC gene encoding 50S ribosomal protein L3, producing MAKTIGLLGKKLGMTRVFADDGSIVPVTVLEVGPCPVMQVKTEDKEGYNAIQLGYDALPERKVNKPAKGHQEKAGKGYFRHLREFPLESVADYELGQEISVDIFSAGEKVKVTGTSKGKGFQGVMKRWNFAGSRASHGAEKVHRSPGSIGHATFPGKVFKGKKMPGQMGNERVTVSNIEIVDVRTDENVLVVKGQVPGPKNGLVMIRKTS
- the rpoC gene encoding DNA-directed RNA polymerase subunit beta' yields the protein MSLDELFTMRRTSGAGLAGRGLKGIQISIASPEKIREWSFGEVKKPETINYRTFKPERDGLFCAKIFGPVKDYECNCGKYKRMKHRGIVCEKCGVEVIASKVRRERMGHIELAAPVAHIWFLKTLPSKIGTLLDITMADLEKVLYFDSYIVLNPGETPLKQYQIISEDQYFQVIDHYGEEAIEVGMGAETIKGLLAQIDMPALRHELREESLTTRSQTKKKKLTKRLKIVEAFLESGNDCQWMIMDVVPVIPPELRPLVPLDGGRFATSDLNDLYRRVINRNNRLKRLIELGAPDIIIRNEKRMLQESVDALFDNGRRGRAITGTNGRPLKSLSDMIKGKQGRFRQNLLGKRVDYSGRSVIVVGPKLKLHQCGLPKKMALELFKPFIYAELERREIATTIKSAKKMVEREDLVVWDILDDVVREYPIMLNRAPTLHRLGIQSFEPTLVEGKAIQLHPLVCSAYNADFDGDQMAVHVPLSVEAQIECRVLMMSSNNILSPANGQPIINPSQDIVLGLYYLTVERSFSKGEGMVFTAPWEVVAALDAGVVSMHARIKVRIEGELVETTPGRILVGELVPEGMGFEYANVVMTKKNIAKLVSSAYRTAGSKATVILCDRLKDLGYEHATRAAITIGVKDLTIPAKKAGLLDAAYAEVENIESQYREGIITRTEKYNKVVDVWTKVTNDVSAEMTNEMSTDIMVDPKTGKQETNSSFNPVFMMAHSGARGNQDQMRQLAGMRGLMAKPSGEIIETPITSSFREGLSVLQYFISTHGARKGLADTALKTANSGYLTRRLVDVVQDVTIAEHDCRTVDGLELTHYIKGGEIKERLAEKVLGRVTIHDVVKEDTGEILVPADSLIDEAAAKIIDENGINSMTVRSPLTCRSKHGICAMCYGRDLARGHVVNVGETVGIIAAQSIGEPGTQLTMRTFHIGGTASREIQQSSFEAQHNGSVVLNRMRSVRNNDGHQMVLGKSCQIGIVDEQGREREKYVLPLGAKLFVEEGQQITQGTTLAEWDPLAEPFITEVTGTVKFTDLVEGKTYQERVDEATGQATYTIQEYRTTNFKPSISICDEDGEPMTRPGSTLKAIYPLPVGAILMVKDGNVVNAGDVIARKLRETSKTKDIVGGLPRVAELFEVRKPKELGIISEIDGVVSYGPESKGKRKIVVTPEVGEIKEYLVPKGRHITAQEGDFVEAGDLMTEGLPELHDILKVKGEKYLARFLVEEIQDVYRFQGVGINDKHIEVIVRQMLKKVSIVDPGETHFLVGEQVDKQRFMETNQDAIANGLKPATAQTHVLGITQASLSTASFISAASFQETTKVLTESSLCGKKDYLRGLKENVIVGRLIPAGTGFRKYARTDIVVPDQPERADKFLEELEEEPLLVNER
- the fusA gene encoding elongation factor G, with the translated sequence MARKVARDKQRNIGIMAHIDAGKTTTTERILFYTGVSHKIGEVHDGEATMDWMVQEQERGITITSAATTCMWKDHRINIIDTPGHVDFTMEVERALRVLDGAVAVFDAVAGVEPQSETVWRQADRYKVPRMAFVNKMDRIGADFFRCVEMLKDRLGAKAVPLQIPIGAEDEYLGAVDLITGKAFIYSDDMGKDYSIEEIPADLMDQYEAMRLEMIEAIAEEDEELLDKYLGGEELSPEEIIKGIRAATISLTICPVLCGTAFKNKGVQPLLDAVVDYLPSPLDIAAIVGIEPGTEKQIECPCDDDIPLAALSFKLMTDPFVGHLTFLRLYSGKIESGATFINGATGKKERIGRLLKMHANKREEIKEAFAGDIVAAVGLKNMATGDTLCEQKNPVVLESLDIPEPVIEVAIEPKTKADRDLLSQGLAKLAKEDPSFRVKGDEETGQTLIAGMGELHLEVIVDRLLREFNVNANVGAPRVAYRETITKKVEVDHKYAKQSGGRGQYGHVVISIEPNTESEYEFVDEIKGGVIPKEYIPAVDRGIHDAMKNGVIAGFPLVDIKATLTFGSYHDVDSSEQAFYIAGSMALKEAVKKAAPQLLEPIMSVEVVTPEEYLGDVMGDLNGRRGRVGSMEARANAQVVKCDVPLSEMFGYATDLRSKTQGRATFTMQFDHYEPVPASIAEELINKN
- the rpsJ gene encoding 30S ribosomal protein S10, which translates into the protein MVSMTSDRIRIKLKAYDYRILDKAVTEIVDTARNTGAAIAGPIPLPTQISRTTIQRSVHVDKKSREQFEMRIHKRLLDILEPTQQTVDALGKLSLPAGVDVEIKL
- the rplB gene encoding 50S ribosomal protein L2, which codes for MATRKLKPTSPGRRFQTISTFEEITKSTPEKSLTKGLTKKAGRNNNGRVTSRRRGGGVKRLYRVIDFKRNKLEVPATVASIEYDPNRSARIALLHYADGEKRYILCPVGLNKGDKILSGEKADIKPGNALLLKNIPVGTIVHNIELYPGKGGQFCRAAGTYAQLVAKEGKYALLRMPSGEVRKVLATCCATVGQVGNIHHENITLGKAGRNRWLGRRPKVRGVAMNPIDHPLGGGEGRSSGGRHPVSPWGMPAKGYKTRSKKKPSSKLIVKRRGQR
- the rpsL gene encoding 30S ribosomal protein S12; protein product: MPTINQLIRKGREKQLKRKKTPALQACPQRRGVCTRVYTTTPKKPNSALRKVARVRLTNAIEVTAYIGGEGHNLQEHSVVLIRGGRVKDLPGVRYHIVRGSLDTAGVADRRQGRSKYGAKRPK